Proteins co-encoded in one Ruegeria sp. YS9 genomic window:
- a CDS encoding Lrp/AsnC family transcriptional regulator, with amino-acid sequence MDELDNRLLNALQRDARASLSELSETLGVTRTTVRSRLQRLKQSGEIVGFTVLTRRDLAQSPVRGLMMLEIEGRGTERVMARIGAMRQVTAVHSTNGSWDLIAEISTETLAELDEVLFQIRKIDGVTRSETNLLLSTRKGRL; translated from the coding sequence ATGGACGAATTGGACAATCGGCTGCTCAATGCGTTGCAACGGGATGCACGGGCAAGCCTGTCAGAGCTGTCGGAAACACTGGGCGTGACGCGCACCACGGTGCGCAGCAGATTGCAGCGGCTGAAACAGTCCGGTGAAATCGTTGGCTTCACCGTCCTGACGCGTCGCGATCTGGCGCAAAGCCCGGTGCGCGGGTTGATGATGCTCGAGATTGAAGGGCGTGGTACGGAACGCGTGATGGCCCGGATCGGAGCCATGCGTCAGGTGACGGCGGTTCATTCGACAAATGGCAGTTGGGATCTGATCGCCGAGATCAGCACCGAAACCCTGGCCGAACTGGATGAAGTTCTGTTTCAGATACGAAAAATCGACGGCGTGACGCGTTCGGAAACGAACCTTCTGCTGTCAACACGCAAGGGGCGGCTCTAG
- the mprF gene encoding bifunctional lysylphosphatidylglycerol flippase/synthetase MprF: MTNAESDGEPLAVHWVEKLTAMLEKPWLRIAIPVLVTGIALTVLHDLSAHVKWSDVQTDVAMTSWKLMLFALLWTAFSFLSLSLYDVFAVQSVAGGKVPLPVAGLAGASGYAVSNCLGFSYITGTAIRYRIYASLGLDLGRVAGVIATSWVAFWMGLVLVLGVLLTVHPDGISKVMPVSETVETAIGLCLLGALVAMFIWLSSGGRRLAVAGIGFDLPGGKLASLLTLAAIGDLVGASMALYVLMPDDLGVGYPYFFTIYIAAIAVGILSHAPGGLGVFEATLIAGLGASGRSDVIAALLLYRVVYTFLPFGIASVSIAVASALTQRHRIGGAATWVYRVIRPIVPMVAAGVAAVAGVILLVSGALPAGTQNLGVLREVLPLSFVEASHLAGSAVGVLLLLVSRGLFRKLYRAWVVAMLLMVAGFFASLAKGLDTHEALSMLGTIGLLAMFRGAFYRVSGASIFRLNIPWLVSVVALLAVIFWIGLFAYSHVEYQNALWWEFAWNGDASRFLRSSLIVAVIVGVVAVNSLFGREIPTPVRTEIPGVVERLVMESEDTESQISLTGDKQFLISPDETAFIAYADTGNALISKGEPVGDEAAGRQLIWQLREMADREGKLCAFYSVSTKYLPTFLDLGLSILKIGEVARVPLKDFSLDGKSRKRFRQARNRAEREGYVFEIIPKEDLAPVLPELRAISDHWLAQKAGAEKGFALGGFDDQYLSYFDHAVLRDGETGKIMAFANLFQGGNKSELSLDLMRYEPDSPSFVMDALFAEMMNWGSQQGFHWFSLGAAPFSGIENRQLASLWNRIGGFVYEHGEQFYHFEGLRAFKQKFDPEWSPNYLASPGGLAAPRILYEVNILISGGLRGLTK; the protein is encoded by the coding sequence ATGACCAATGCGGAAAGTGACGGTGAACCTCTGGCCGTGCACTGGGTTGAAAAGCTCACGGCAATGTTGGAAAAACCCTGGTTGCGGATTGCAATACCGGTACTTGTGACCGGGATCGCACTGACGGTTTTGCATGATTTGTCGGCGCATGTGAAATGGTCGGATGTCCAGACCGATGTCGCGATGACGTCGTGGAAGCTTATGCTTTTCGCCTTGCTCTGGACCGCGTTCAGTTTTCTTTCTCTGTCGCTCTATGATGTGTTTGCCGTGCAGAGTGTGGCAGGCGGCAAAGTGCCTTTGCCTGTAGCCGGATTGGCAGGGGCCAGCGGCTATGCCGTATCGAACTGCCTGGGGTTTTCCTACATCACCGGAACGGCGATCCGGTATCGGATATATGCGTCACTGGGTTTGGATCTGGGGCGGGTGGCCGGGGTCATCGCAACGTCCTGGGTTGCGTTCTGGATGGGGCTTGTTCTGGTTCTGGGTGTGTTGCTGACCGTGCATCCGGACGGAATCTCCAAAGTGATGCCTGTCAGCGAAACGGTGGAAACCGCCATCGGATTGTGCCTTCTGGGGGCATTGGTCGCGATGTTCATATGGTTGTCCAGCGGGGGTAGGCGATTGGCCGTCGCAGGTATCGGATTTGACTTGCCGGGTGGCAAACTGGCCAGCCTTCTGACACTGGCCGCTATCGGAGATCTGGTTGGCGCGTCCATGGCGCTCTATGTCCTGATGCCGGACGATCTGGGCGTCGGCTATCCCTATTTCTTCACGATCTACATCGCCGCCATCGCCGTTGGAATCCTCAGCCACGCACCGGGCGGGCTTGGGGTATTCGAAGCCACGTTGATCGCGGGGCTTGGGGCGTCGGGGCGTTCGGATGTGATCGCAGCCTTGTTGCTGTATCGGGTCGTTTACACCTTCTTGCCCTTCGGTATCGCCAGCGTGTCCATAGCGGTCGCGTCGGCACTGACGCAGAGGCACAGGATCGGCGGGGCCGCGACATGGGTCTATCGGGTCATCCGCCCCATCGTTCCCATGGTTGCAGCCGGGGTTGCGGCAGTGGCCGGAGTGATCCTGCTGGTGTCCGGAGCGTTGCCAGCGGGCACGCAGAACCTTGGCGTTCTGAGAGAGGTTTTGCCGCTGTCGTTCGTCGAGGCATCGCACCTTGCCGGCAGTGCTGTCGGAGTGCTGCTTTTGCTGGTGTCTCGCGGTTTGTTTCGAAAGCTCTACCGCGCATGGGTGGTGGCAATGTTGTTGATGGTGGCCGGGTTCTTTGCCTCGCTGGCAAAGGGGCTGGACACTCACGAAGCGCTGTCGATGCTGGGCACGATTGGCCTTCTGGCCATGTTCCGCGGGGCGTTCTACCGGGTCAGTGGCGCGTCTATCTTCAGGCTGAATATTCCCTGGTTGGTCAGTGTCGTGGCGCTGCTGGCGGTGATATTCTGGATCGGACTGTTCGCCTATTCCCATGTCGAGTACCAGAACGCCCTGTGGTGGGAATTTGCCTGGAACGGAGATGCTTCGCGCTTTTTGCGCTCCAGCCTCATCGTGGCGGTGATCGTGGGGGTCGTGGCCGTGAACTCTCTGTTCGGGCGAGAGATTCCGACACCTGTGCGCACGGAAATCCCCGGAGTGGTCGAAAGGCTGGTGATGGAGAGCGAAGATACCGAATCCCAAATCTCGCTTACCGGTGACAAACAGTTCCTGATTTCACCGGATGAGACCGCTTTCATTGCCTATGCAGACACGGGCAACGCTCTGATCTCGAAGGGAGAGCCGGTCGGCGATGAAGCAGCGGGGCGGCAATTGATCTGGCAACTCAGGGAAATGGCGGACCGAGAAGGCAAGCTGTGTGCCTTCTACAGTGTTTCAACCAAATACCTGCCGACATTTCTGGATCTGGGCCTGTCGATCCTGAAGATCGGCGAGGTCGCGCGGGTGCCGCTCAAGGATTTCTCGCTGGACGGAAAGTCGCGCAAGCGGTTCCGGCAGGCCAGGAACCGGGCCGAGCGGGAGGGCTATGTATTCGAGATCATTCCGAAAGAAGACCTGGCCCCGGTCTTGCCGGAATTGCGCGCGATTTCAGATCATTGGCTGGCGCAAAAGGCAGGTGCCGAAAAGGGTTTTGCGCTTGGGGGATTTGACGATCAGTACCTGTCTTATTTTGATCATGCGGTTCTGCGTGACGGTGAAACAGGCAAGATCATGGCCTTCGCCAACCTGTTTCAGGGCGGCAACAAATCCGAGCTGTCACTGGATTTGATGCGCTATGAACCTGACAGCCCAAGCTTTGTCATGGACGCGCTGTTTGCAGAGATGATGAACTGGGGATCACAGCAGGGGTTCCATTGGTTCTCGCTGGGTGCGGCGCCGTTCTCAGGCATCGAAAACCGTCAACTTGCCTCGCTTTGGAACCGCATCGGCGGCTTTGTCTATGAGCATGGCGAGCAGTTCTATCATTTCGAAGGGCTGCGCGCCTTCAAACAGAAATTCGATCCGGAATGGAGCCCCAACTATCTGGCCAGCCCCGGCGGGCTGGCCGCGCCCCGCATCCTTTACGAGGTCAATATCCTGATCTCGGGTGGTCTGCGCGGGTTGACCAAGTAG
- a CDS encoding efflux transporter outer membrane subunit, giving the protein MTLRRLMGTALCAATFAACTPVGPDFVRPNSPVVKQWIEVNSPSVGQSGLTSRSAPVVKWWETFNDPTLNRLIAEAYAQNLTLQVAGARVLQARAQLGIAFGELYPQSQAIGGSLQRRQISDNLGPVADINRIIPLDTEFSTSQVGFDAQWELDVWGAQRRGVQAARSNLALQVANYDDALVTLTGDVAALYVNIRALQESLAVARENIKLQQESADLTQLRFNNGVTTELDVQESTALLNNTKALVPELESDLQQTKNALAVLLGTTPSRMTSLLGNSGRIPSARTNVAVGVPAELLRRRPDVRAAELAAATQSAQVGIAMADLYPQFVLSGAIGLQASGGRDLFSGNSTTGLASAGAVWNVLNYGRIKNNVRAQDAAYQALIANYQNTVLTAYSEVESAMVAYAQARKQVGFYQKSVDASRKAADIAVSQYRDGIASYSRILNTQTALLRSQANLIEARQQVSSNLVAVYKGLGGGWQIRQNQEFLPETVLAEMAYRTDWGDLLERTPTRASLN; this is encoded by the coding sequence ATGACACTCCGCCGGTTGATGGGAACCGCTCTTTGCGCCGCCACTTTCGCGGCCTGCACGCCCGTGGGGCCCGATTTCGTGCGCCCGAACTCTCCGGTCGTGAAGCAATGGATCGAGGTAAACAGCCCCAGCGTTGGCCAAAGCGGCCTGACATCGCGCAGCGCACCCGTGGTGAAATGGTGGGAGACATTCAATGACCCGACCCTCAACCGGCTGATTGCCGAGGCCTATGCCCAGAACCTGACGCTTCAGGTCGCGGGGGCACGGGTGCTGCAAGCGCGGGCGCAGTTGGGGATCGCTTTTGGGGAGCTTTATCCACAATCGCAAGCGATTGGCGGGTCGTTGCAGAGACGGCAAATCAGCGACAACCTAGGGCCTGTTGCCGATATCAACCGGATCATCCCCCTGGATACCGAGTTTTCGACGTCGCAGGTTGGGTTCGATGCCCAGTGGGAACTGGACGTCTGGGGCGCGCAGCGGCGCGGTGTTCAGGCGGCTCGGTCAAATCTGGCCTTGCAGGTCGCAAACTATGATGACGCATTGGTGACACTGACCGGCGACGTTGCCGCGCTCTACGTCAATATTCGCGCGTTGCAGGAATCTTTGGCGGTCGCCCGGGAAAACATCAAATTGCAGCAGGAATCGGCGGACCTGACACAGCTGCGGTTCAACAACGGAGTCACGACCGAACTGGATGTTCAGGAATCCACAGCCCTGCTCAACAATACCAAGGCCCTGGTGCCCGAGTTGGAAAGCGACCTGCAACAGACCAAGAATGCTTTGGCCGTGCTGCTGGGAACCACGCCGTCCCGGATGACCAGCCTTCTGGGAAATTCTGGCCGTATCCCGTCTGCGCGAACAAATGTGGCCGTTGGCGTGCCGGCAGAACTTCTGCGCCGCCGCCCGGATGTCCGCGCGGCAGAACTGGCCGCCGCGACTCAATCGGCGCAGGTGGGCATCGCAATGGCTGACCTGTATCCTCAGTTCGTGCTATCGGGCGCGATCGGTTTGCAGGCATCGGGCGGGCGCGATCTGTTCAGCGGCAACAGCACCACCGGTCTGGCCAGTGCCGGCGCGGTCTGGAACGTGCTCAACTATGGCCGCATCAAGAACAATGTCCGCGCTCAGGACGCTGCCTATCAGGCGCTGATCGCCAATTACCAGAACACCGTACTGACCGCGTATTCCGAGGTGGAAAGCGCAATGGTCGCCTATGCACAGGCGCGCAAACAGGTTGGATTCTATCAGAAAAGCGTCGATGCCTCACGCAAGGCCGCTGATATCGCCGTCAGCCAGTACAGGGACGGTATCGCCAGCTATTCACGCATTCTGAACACCCAGACCGCGCTTTTGCGGTCGCAGGCAAACCTGATCGAAGCGCGGCAGCAGGTGTCCAGCAATCTGGTTGCGGTTTACAAAGGTCTGGGCGGCGGATGGCAAATCCGTCAGAACCAGGAATTTCTGCCTGAAACCGTGCTGGCGGAAATGGCCTATCGCACCGATTGGGGCGATCTGCTTGAAAGAACCCCGACCCGAGCCAGCCTGAACTAG
- a CDS encoding HlyD family secretion protein: MFVALGITLFYIIFVWLIFFKLELLKFNIAWGIVSFWVGAHLLLIFLVALRFFQPFSADSHVVRSTIQIIPKLTQPTILTEVLVEPNTPVTKGDPLYRFDDTVFSLAVDNAKAQLVAAEQNAKILEQDVIATTEAVERANAQLAYAQTQQARYETLVPAGGARQDELDRWNEQVTEDLAAVKQAEANLEKAQLAVESQIDGVNTGILQARAQLAEAEYFLENTTIYAPENGMIVSQQARPGLVVGDVRLGAIASFVTEDSPYILATFRQQNLKFVEPGQEVEVALDLYPGEILTGKVEAIWWATRQGQLIPSGRLPGFELPKLPGRIAVQITVDVPEGHTFPAGGHAAVAIYTGQGKSFEFLRRINIRLYSFANFIRPLDI, translated from the coding sequence ATGTTCGTCGCCCTTGGCATCACGTTATTTTACATCATTTTCGTCTGGCTTATTTTCTTCAAGCTGGAACTGCTGAAATTCAACATCGCCTGGGGCATCGTATCCTTTTGGGTTGGCGCGCATCTGCTGCTGATTTTTCTGGTCGCATTGCGGTTCTTTCAACCCTTCTCGGCCGACAGCCACGTGGTGCGTTCGACCATACAGATCATTCCCAAACTGACACAGCCGACGATCCTGACCGAAGTTCTTGTGGAACCGAACACACCGGTCACCAAGGGTGATCCGCTCTATCGCTTTGACGACACGGTGTTTTCACTGGCTGTGGACAATGCGAAGGCGCAATTGGTCGCCGCTGAACAGAATGCCAAGATTCTGGAACAGGATGTGATCGCGACGACCGAAGCTGTTGAACGCGCAAACGCGCAACTGGCCTATGCGCAGACTCAGCAAGCGCGCTATGAAACTCTCGTGCCCGCCGGTGGAGCGCGGCAAGACGAACTGGACCGCTGGAACGAGCAGGTGACCGAAGACCTTGCTGCCGTCAAACAGGCCGAAGCAAACCTGGAAAAAGCACAGCTGGCTGTGGAATCCCAGATAGACGGTGTGAACACGGGTATTCTTCAGGCAAGGGCGCAGTTGGCCGAGGCTGAGTATTTTCTCGAAAACACAACGATCTATGCGCCTGAAAACGGCATGATCGTATCGCAGCAAGCCCGCCCCGGGCTGGTCGTGGGCGATGTGCGACTGGGCGCGATCGCCAGTTTCGTGACCGAGGACAGCCCCTATATTCTTGCGACCTTTCGCCAGCAGAACCTGAAATTCGTGGAACCGGGGCAAGAGGTCGAAGTGGCGCTTGATCTTTACCCGGGCGAAATCCTGACGGGCAAGGTCGAGGCGATCTGGTGGGCCACGCGCCAGGGGCAACTGATCCCTTCAGGCCGCCTGCCCGGCTTTGAACTGCCGAAACTGCCCGGTCGAATTGCCGTGCAGATCACCGTCGATGTCCCTGAAGGGCACACTTTCCCGGCTGGCGGCCACGCCGCAGTGGCGATCTACACCGGACAGGGCAAAAGCTTTGAGTTCCTGAGACGCATCAACATCCGTCTCTATTCCTTCGCCAACTTCATCCGACCACTGGATATCTGA
- a CDS encoding DUF3302 domain-containing protein: MGLLGQPLGYYDYLTFVALILLLAAVMALFLFLMGLPGRIAIKRNHPHAEAVKIMGWMGFLAVVPWVHAFMWAFHDGVTVDIRRGPDEEKDAIRDEIKRLGGDVRPEYQDRLDTDDPQQS, from the coding sequence ATGGGACTATTGGGACAGCCGCTTGGCTACTATGACTATCTGACTTTCGTGGCATTGATCCTGCTTCTGGCGGCGGTGATGGCACTGTTTCTCTTTCTCATGGGCCTTCCGGGTCGGATCGCCATCAAACGCAACCATCCCCATGCCGAGGCGGTAAAGATCATGGGCTGGATGGGATTTCTGGCCGTGGTGCCCTGGGTCCATGCCTTTATGTGGGCGTTCCATGATGGCGTTACGGTCGACATTCGCCGTGGCCCTGACGAGGAAAAAGACGCCATTCGTGATGAAATCAAACGTCTGGGTGGTGATGTCCGGCCTGAATATCAAGATCGTCTGGACACAGACGATCCCCAACAAAGCTAA
- a CDS encoding disulfide bond formation protein B, whose product MTPELSRTLNAIGMLAVCLVLALAFFYQLVLYELPCPLCLLQRVGFVAVGVGLGLNLLYGPRPQHYAIVLIAALYGGTVSIRQILLHIVPGTGHYGSPVLGLHYYTWAGIAFFLVLLGTSIMLLFDRQYADPSGQEPRFGGNTLAKIAFFVMLALAVLNAGSTLLECGPGICADPPTSYKLIDELDAGN is encoded by the coding sequence ATGACACCTGAACTGTCCCGCACCCTCAACGCGATCGGTATGCTTGCCGTCTGCCTTGTACTGGCGCTGGCGTTTTTCTATCAGCTTGTCCTGTATGAACTGCCCTGCCCGCTTTGCCTGCTGCAACGTGTTGGGTTCGTTGCCGTCGGCGTGGGGCTTGGTTTGAACCTGCTCTACGGTCCACGGCCGCAACACTATGCCATCGTGCTGATTGCGGCCCTGTATGGCGGCACTGTATCGATCCGCCAAATTCTTCTGCATATCGTACCCGGCACCGGGCACTATGGCTCACCTGTTTTGGGCCTGCACTACTATACCTGGGCCGGGATCGCCTTTTTCCTTGTGTTGCTGGGCACATCGATCATGCTGTTGTTTGATCGCCAATACGCCGACCCTTCTGGTCAGGAACCAAGGTTCGGCGGAAATACTCTGGCCAAGATCGCGTTTTTCGTCATGCTGGCTTTGGCGGTGCTGAATGCGGGTTCAACCTTGTTGGAATGCGGACCGGGTATCTGCGCCGACCCGCCGACAAGCTACAAGTTGATTGACGAATTGGACGCCGGCAACTGA
- a CDS encoding DUF5993 family protein — MIALLFSLFIATMGLNYFKLTRAGNALFFVTLAMCIYWLKFHATTPLTIQL; from the coding sequence ATGATTGCGCTTTTGTTTTCGTTGTTTATCGCCACGATGGGGCTGAACTATTTCAAGTTGACCAGGGCGGGCAACGCCTTGTTTTTCGTCACGTTGGCCATGTGTATCTACTGGCTGAAATTCCACGCAACCACACCGCTGACAATTCAACTTTGA
- a CDS encoding DeoR/GlpR family DNA-binding transcription regulator yields the protein MSLSFRQSDILEIASTEGRVTVDGLAERFGVTVQTIRRDLTELADAGKLDRVHGGAVLRSGVSNIGYEDRRALNAEAKTRIAQACAADIPDGASIFMNIGTSTEAVARQLLDHKNLLVVTNNMNVANILVENPDCEVILAGGVLRRSDGGLIGNLTVSAIRQFKFDIAVIGCSALDTDGDLLDFDFQEVQVSQAIIEQARRTFLVADHSKVQRSAPARIGSIAELDTVYTDLPLPGKLPEHCREWQTDVIICD from the coding sequence ATGTCCTTGTCCTTTCGCCAATCCGACATTCTGGAAATCGCCAGCACCGAAGGGCGCGTTACCGTCGACGGGCTTGCTGAACGCTTTGGTGTCACCGTTCAGACAATCCGGCGCGACCTGACCGAGCTTGCAGATGCGGGCAAGCTGGACCGGGTTCACGGGGGCGCCGTTCTGCGATCAGGCGTTTCAAATATCGGATATGAAGACCGCCGCGCGCTGAACGCGGAGGCCAAGACCCGTATCGCACAGGCATGTGCGGCTGATATCCCCGATGGCGCGTCAATTTTCATGAATATCGGAACCTCGACCGAGGCCGTGGCAAGGCAATTGCTAGACCACAAAAACCTGTTGGTGGTGACGAATAACATGAACGTCGCAAACATCCTTGTCGAAAACCCGGACTGCGAAGTTATCTTGGCCGGTGGCGTTCTGCGCCGGTCTGATGGGGGTCTGATCGGCAACCTTACTGTATCGGCCATCCGGCAATTCAAGTTCGATATCGCTGTCATAGGATGTTCGGCCCTGGACACGGATGGCGATCTTTTGGACTTCGACTTTCAGGAGGTTCAGGTCAGCCAGGCCATCATCGAACAGGCGCGCCGCACTTTTCTAGTTGCCGATCATTCGAAGGTTCAACGCTCGGCTCCGGCGCGAATAGGATCAATCGCCGAACTTGACACGGTCTATACCGACCTTCCCCTGCCCGGAAAGCTGCCAGAGCACTGTCGCGAGTGGCAAACAGACGTCATCATCTGCGACTAG
- the glpD gene encoding glycerol-3-phosphate dehydrogenase — MQSTDNQITDLFIIGGGINGCGIARDAAGRGLSVMLAEMNDLASATSSASTKLFHGGLRYLEYFEIRLVREALIERETLLRAMPHISWPMRFVLPYHKDMRFDSETPTSRLLSTVMPWMRGRRPAWLIRLGLFMYDNLGGRKILPGTTSLNLRSAPEGAPLQDKFETAYEYSDCWVEDSRLVVLNARDAEARGAQIMVRTEVTSAERVGDLWEVSIRDRSSGETRLVRAKMLINAGGPWVGDIIQTKIRVNSREGVRLVRGSHIVTPRLYDHDKCYFFQGEDGRIIFAIPYEQDFTLIGTTDQDHPDPATKPVCTEAEQDYLCAFASKYFKRAVTRDDVVWTYSGVRPLYDDGASSATAATRDYTLKVDAQGGAPVLNVFGGKITTYRRLAESALEKVGEFFPNLPGPWTAGVALPGGDFPVDAVETLKGDLLAAYPFLTDTWAARLIRAYGIEARDILGDAKQVSDLGEDFGATLTAREVAWLMDKEYARSAEDVVWRRNKLGLRLSAEQISRIDQWMSARSEDESQLKNV, encoded by the coding sequence ATGCAGTCAACGGACAACCAGATCACAGACCTTTTCATCATCGGTGGCGGGATCAATGGCTGTGGAATTGCTCGGGACGCCGCCGGGCGGGGTCTTTCGGTGATGCTGGCCGAGATGAACGATCTGGCTTCCGCCACATCTTCGGCCTCAACCAAATTGTTTCACGGCGGATTGCGATACCTTGAGTATTTTGAAATTCGGCTGGTGCGTGAGGCCCTGATCGAGCGTGAAACCCTGCTGCGCGCCATGCCACATATCAGCTGGCCAATGCGTTTTGTGCTGCCCTACCACAAGGACATGCGGTTTGATTCCGAAACGCCGACCTCGCGGTTGCTCAGCACGGTCATGCCGTGGATGCGCGGGCGGCGTCCGGCCTGGCTGATCCGGTTGGGCCTGTTCATGTATGACAATCTGGGCGGGCGCAAAATCCTGCCGGGAACGACATCATTGAACCTGCGGTCGGCACCGGAGGGGGCCCCGTTGCAGGACAAGTTCGAAACGGCTTATGAATATTCCGATTGCTGGGTCGAAGACTCGCGACTGGTGGTCCTGAATGCGCGTGACGCCGAGGCACGCGGCGCGCAGATCATGGTGCGGACCGAGGTGACCTCGGCCGAGCGGGTCGGTGATCTTTGGGAAGTGTCCATTCGGGATCGAAGCAGCGGTGAGACCCGTTTGGTCCGGGCCAAAATGCTGATCAATGCAGGCGGACCCTGGGTGGGCGACATCATTCAAACCAAGATCCGCGTGAACTCTCGCGAGGGCGTACGGCTTGTGCGGGGCAGTCATATCGTGACGCCCAGGCTTTACGATCACGACAAATGCTACTTTTTCCAGGGTGAAGATGGCCGCATCATTTTCGCCATACCATACGAGCAGGATTTTACTCTGATCGGCACAACGGATCAGGACCATCCGGACCCGGCCACGAAACCGGTCTGCACCGAAGCCGAGCAGGATTACCTGTGCGCCTTCGCATCGAAATACTTCAAACGCGCCGTGACCCGCGACGATGTCGTTTGGACCTATTCCGGCGTACGGCCTCTTTATGATGACGGGGCAAGCAGTGCCACTGCCGCGACACGGGATTACACGTTGAAAGTCGACGCGCAGGGCGGGGCGCCTGTTTTGAATGTGTTTGGCGGCAAGATCACAACCTATCGCAGGCTTGCAGAAAGCGCGCTTGAGAAGGTTGGAGAGTTTTTCCCGAACCTGCCCGGCCCCTGGACCGCTGGTGTCGCTCTGCCGGGGGGGGATTTTCCGGTGGATGCTGTCGAAACCCTGAAAGGCGATCTTCTGGCGGCCTATCCCTTTTTGACCGATACCTGGGCTGCCCGCCTGATCAGAGCTTACGGGATAGAAGCAAGGGATATTTTGGGAGATGCGAAACAGGTATCCGATCTGGGAGAGGACTTTGGCGCGACCCTGACCGCGCGAGAGGTCGCTTGGCTGATGGACAAGGAATATGCCCGCTCCGCCGAAGATGTGGTTTGGCGCCGCAACAAATTGGGCTTGCGGCTGAGTGCCGAACAGATTTCGCGGATCGATCAATGGATGTCCGCACGGTCTGAGGATGAAAGCCAGCTTAAAAACGTCTGA